The Pseudomonas viciae genomic interval TGGGTGGCAAGCACCGAAGGCAGGATAGCGATGACCAGGCCGGAGGTCGCCCAGGCCAGCAGCATGGAAAAGCTATAGGGCAGGCTGCCGGCGGGAAACAACGGTAGGCGCAACAGCGGTGCGTTTTTGATTTTTACGGCAGGGTCCGGTAACCGCCACACCACGACAAGCGCGATGCCGGCCAGCAGCAGTTGCAGCCAGAAACTGCCGGGTGTGACGCTGTGGTGGGCGAACAGGAACAGACTGGTCAATGCGGCGCCCAGGCCAAATCCCAGGGAGGTGCTGGCGGTGACCCGGTTGGCCGGTGAACGGGCATCCCGGGAGGCCATCAGCTCTGTCATATAAGCGGTCGCCGTCGCCGAGGCCAACCCGGTGCCGACGCCCATCATCAAGCGCGCCACACCCAGCGCCACCAGGCTCGGCCAGAGCAATGTCACCACGGTTGCCAGCATCGACAGAGCCAGGGCGATCAGGATCAACGGCCTGCGGCCCACCCGGTCGGCCAGCCCGCCGAAGGCCAGCAGGACCGGCAACACGCCCAGCACGTAAGCGGAAAATGCTACCGCCGTGGCACCGGCACCGTAGCCGGACAACTGCGCGTAGGTGGTGTACAGCGGTGCTTGCAGGTTGACCGCCAGGGTGATCAGGCAAAGGCCGAAAGCCAGTCCCCACGCATGTCGATGCTGTGTGTTCAAGGGTGTTCCTTAAGGGGTGTGAAGTCCTTGGGGACTATCACGTCCGGGCACAGTGCAAACAAGGAACAGACAAAGGCCTTTTGTGCTTAACTGTTCGCTCGAAATTCAAGAACACTTGGGCAGAGTGCGCGCCATGGACCTGAACATTGATCGCAATGCTGCTGAGCCGCTGATCCGGCAACTGGTAACTCACGTCATGGGTTGGATCGAGTCCCATGGCATCCGTCCCGGCGCGCGCATGCCTTCCATCCGTCAATTGGCCCAGGAAAATGGCCTGAGCCTGTCGAGCGTGATCAAGGCTTATGACCAATTGGTGGCCGTCGGTGTGCTGGAGTCGCGCCATGGGGCGGGCTTCTTCGTCGCGCAGCCGTTGTCCCAGCCCACGGTGCCAGACATTGAAACGGACAATACGCGCTGGCGGTTATTCGACAATCAATCGACGCAACTCAAGCTGGGCTGTGGCTGGCTGCCCGACGCCTGGCGTGACGACACCGACCTGGGCCAGGCCATCCGCCAGGTGGTGCGCAGCGACAGCCAGGCCTTGTTCAATTACAGCACCGCGCTGGGCTCCCCTCAGCTGCGTCTGCACATTCAGAAGCGCCTGGGCCTGATCGATATCCACGCCGATCTGCGGCAGATTCTCACCACCCAAGGCGCCAGTCATGGCCTTGACCTGCTGGTGCGGACGCTGCTCAAACCCGGCGACCTGGTGTTGGTGGAGAGCCCCGGTTATTACAATCTGTTCAATCTGTTGCAGCTGCATGGGGTCAAGACCCTGGCGGTACCCAGGACCGCCCAGGGACCGGATATCGCCAGCCTGGAGCGAATCCTGAGCCAGCACAAACCCACGTATTTCTTCATCAACAGCATGTACCAGAACCCCACCGGTACCAGCCTGGCGCCGAGCGTGGCGTATCGTTTGCTGCAACTGGCCACGCTGCACGACTTTCGGCTCATCGAGGACGACATCTACGCCGACTTCCAGAACGGCCCGACGTCGCGCCTGGCGACCCTCGACGCCCTGGACCGGGTGATTTACCTCGCGAGTTTCTCCAAGACGCTGTCCAGCTCGCTGCGCATCGGTTATGTGGTTGCCCAGCCCGAAATCGTCAATCGACTGGCCGAGGTCAAGATGATCACCGGCATCGGTTGCTCGCTGCTGGCCGAAAACGTGGTGGCGACGTTATTGGCCAACGGCGCTTACCGCAAGTTGATCCAACGCTTGCGCCAGCGCCTGAATAAACAGATGGCGAATACGCTGCGCCAACTGGACCCGGCGCATTGGGAGGTCTTTGCCGAACCGACGGGGGGCCTGTTTATCTGGGCCAGGCCCCGGCGACTGGAGGCAACGCGAGTGCAGCAGATTGCCCGGGAACTGCACGTCCAACTGTCCCAGGGCTCGACGTTTCTGCCCGAGGGGGAGGCGTCTGACTGGCTGCGGCTGAACGTGGCCTATACCCAGGATATTCGTGCGCAGAGGTTCTTTCAGCGGGTTGAGGAGGAGTCGGTTGTGCTTCAGTGAGCGTTGCGGGTGATGGTTAGGGGGACAGCGATTTCAACTGTGGGAGCGGGCTTGCTCGCGAAGGCGTCGTGTCAGGCACCATTGATATTGACTGATACACCGCTTTCGCGAGCAAGCCCGCTCCCACAGGAGGTCGGCTCAGCAAAAATGACAACGTTAATGGGAATATATATCAAACAAGAATGAGTTCATGTATCTTTCGCGACACATTCTTGTCGGCCCCCAAAGTGGCCGGTGTTCTTTCATTAGGATTGTGCATCGATGCGTCGGATTCTTGTATCACTGTGTGTGCTCCAGGCTTACTCCATTCCCACCTGGGCAGAGGAGCCCATCGCCGCCAACCCGGCGACCCTCGAACTGCAAGCCACGGACATCGTCGGCGAGTCGGACTATGAGACAGCCCAGGGGCCAGTGAAGGGTTATCACGCCACCCGTTCCGCCAGCGCAACCCGTACCGACACCGCGATCCATGAAACCCCGCAATCGATTTCCGTGGTGTCCCGCGACGTGGTCGAAGACCTCGGTGCCACACGCCTGCAAGACGCCCTCGATTACGCCGGTGGGGTAGGCCGGGGCAATAACTTTGGCGGCCAGGGTTTGACCACGTTCACCGTGCGCGGCTTCACCACGGGGGAGTTCTATCGCAATGGCTTCCCGATCAACCGTGGCTACCCGAACATGCCTGACGCC includes:
- a CDS encoding MFS transporter, encoding MNTQHRHAWGLAFGLCLITLAVNLQAPLYTTYAQLSGYGAGATAVAFSAYVLGVLPVLLAFGGLADRVGRRPLILIALALSMLATVVTLLWPSLVALGVARLMMGVGTGLASATATAYMTELMASRDARSPANRVTASTSLGFGLGAALTSLFLFAHHSVTPGSFWLQLLLAGIALVVVWRLPDPAVKIKNAPLLRLPLFPAGSLPYSFSMLLAWATSGLVIAILPSVLATHDLQRWSGLSTFTVISCGLLFQPWVRRMQPARATGLGLLILPLSYALLAWGASVGSLVAVLLGALGASSACYGFLYLGGLSAVTAMAGAEKARVSAGFFLFAYVGFSIPVVVTGLLADYFGADVALILFGLVLTAGACVTGLIIVRTQAYATQLSHG
- a CDS encoding PLP-dependent aminotransferase family protein; translation: MDLNIDRNAAEPLIRQLVTHVMGWIESHGIRPGARMPSIRQLAQENGLSLSSVIKAYDQLVAVGVLESRHGAGFFVAQPLSQPTVPDIETDNTRWRLFDNQSTQLKLGCGWLPDAWRDDTDLGQAIRQVVRSDSQALFNYSTALGSPQLRLHIQKRLGLIDIHADLRQILTTQGASHGLDLLVRTLLKPGDLVLVESPGYYNLFNLLQLHGVKTLAVPRTAQGPDIASLERILSQHKPTYFFINSMYQNPTGTSLAPSVAYRLLQLATLHDFRLIEDDIYADFQNGPTSRLATLDALDRVIYLASFSKTLSSSLRIGYVVAQPEIVNRLAEVKMITGIGCSLLAENVVATLLANGAYRKLIQRLRQRLNKQMANTLRQLDPAHWEVFAEPTGGLFIWARPRRLEATRVQQIARELHVQLSQGSTFLPEGEASDWLRLNVAYTQDIRAQRFFQRVEEESVVLQ